A single genomic interval of Mycobacterium sp. DL592 harbors:
- a CDS encoding carboxylesterase/lipase family protein, with protein sequence MAVVVDPSTVVHTSLGALRGTTEGGVGVWRGVAYAQQPVGHRRFQAPEPLSPWSGLRDAVEHGPVPPQGRSFVGGGRDDPKIRDEACLTVTVWSPRREPGTLLPVMVWIPGGAFVYGAGQLQLYNGSRLAANGHVVVVNVTYRLGVFGGFELGDLGAGFADNLCLRDQIAALQWVRDNIAAFGGDPQCVTIFGESAGATSVLALLASPAAVGLFARAIAQSPALPLIADRETRARRAHEFLDLVGATPAQLKELPQRALRRAAGEIQRRSAASTPTLAYGLTFGTDLLPRHPIDAARCGECNPVPLIVGTNTHEASMFAWSKPPMLPTSQPGIDDYFERVAPGARDRVLAAYPGYPRRSALIAVGSDVMFGAPTWAFADAYSAHALTHVYRFDHAAWHLRAIGLGATHGSEIVHIQHSYGSFIGRKLHPLGRRVLPSVGRRMQRTWLGFATGPGLDDWPRYDTPRRATRIIGSGRDITVDDPDSARRQAWEGLY encoded by the coding sequence GTGGCCGTCGTCGTGGATCCGTCGACCGTGGTTCATACCTCATTGGGGGCGCTGCGCGGCACCACCGAGGGCGGGGTCGGCGTGTGGCGCGGGGTCGCCTACGCCCAGCAGCCCGTCGGCCATCGACGGTTCCAGGCACCCGAACCGCTCTCACCCTGGTCGGGTCTGCGCGACGCCGTCGAGCACGGGCCGGTTCCACCCCAGGGCCGCTCGTTCGTCGGTGGCGGCCGCGACGATCCGAAGATCCGCGACGAAGCCTGTCTGACGGTCACCGTGTGGTCGCCGCGGCGCGAGCCCGGCACGCTGCTGCCGGTCATGGTGTGGATTCCCGGCGGGGCGTTCGTCTATGGCGCCGGGCAACTGCAGCTCTACAACGGCTCCCGGCTGGCCGCCAACGGCCACGTCGTCGTGGTCAACGTGACCTACCGGCTCGGGGTGTTCGGCGGTTTCGAACTCGGCGACCTCGGTGCGGGTTTCGCCGACAACCTGTGCCTGCGCGACCAGATCGCCGCCCTGCAGTGGGTGCGCGACAACATCGCCGCGTTCGGCGGAGATCCGCAGTGCGTCACCATCTTCGGCGAGTCGGCCGGCGCCACGTCGGTACTCGCGTTGCTGGCCAGCCCGGCCGCGGTCGGCCTGTTCGCGCGCGCCATCGCCCAAAGCCCGGCGCTGCCCCTGATCGCGGACCGCGAGACCAGGGCCCGCCGGGCACACGAGTTCCTCGACCTCGTCGGCGCCACCCCCGCGCAGCTGAAGGAATTACCGCAGCGCGCGCTGCGCCGGGCGGCCGGTGAGATCCAGCGCCGCAGCGCCGCATCGACTCCGACGCTGGCCTACGGCCTGACGTTCGGAACCGACCTGCTGCCGCGCCATCCCATCGACGCCGCCCGCTGCGGCGAGTGCAACCCGGTGCCGCTGATCGTCGGCACCAACACCCACGAGGCGTCGATGTTCGCCTGGTCCAAACCGCCGATGCTGCCGACCAGCCAGCCCGGGATCGACGACTACTTCGAGCGGGTCGCGCCAGGCGCGCGGGACCGGGTGCTGGCCGCCTATCCCGGCTATCCCCGCCGCAGTGCGCTGATCGCGGTCGGCTCCGATGTCATGTTCGGGGCGCCGACATGGGCGTTCGCCGACGCCTACAGCGCCCACGCGCTCACCCACGTCTACCGGTTCGACCATGCGGCCTGGCATCTGCGGGCGATCGGGCTCGGCGCCACCCACGGCAGCGAGATCGTGCACATCCAGCACAGCTACGGCTCGTTCATCGGCCGCAAGCTGCATCCATTGGGCCGCCGGGTGCTGCCCTCGGTCGGTCGCCGGATGCAGCGCACCTGGCTGGGTTTCGCGACCGGGCCGGGCCTGGACGACTGGCCGCGCTACGACACGCCCCGGCGGGCCACCCGCATCATCGGCTCGGGGCGCGACATCACCGTCGACGACCCGGACTCGGCTCGTCGTCAGGCCTGGGAAGGCCTGTACTGA
- a CDS encoding neutral zinc metallopeptidase — translation MTFNEGMQIDTSTTSTGGGGGGGRGIAIGGGVGGLVIVLLALFLGVDPGQVVGQQQALPPGADQSSAYDLSKCKTGADANKYVECRVVATGNSVDGVWEQLLRGYSRPKMKLFKGSVQTGCGPATSDVGPFYCPVDRTAYFDTDFFQVLKTQFGSSGGPLAQEYVVAHEYGHHVQNLLGVLGKAQQGAQGATGNGVRTELQADCYAGVWAHYAAITKQPGTDVTYLEPLSDKDIADALSAAASVGDDRIQKQATGRVNPEQWTHGSSAERQKWFTVGYQTGDPNQCDTFKARDLG, via the coding sequence ATGACCTTCAACGAAGGTATGCAGATCGACACGAGCACCACCTCCACCGGTGGTGGCGGCGGTGGCGGTCGCGGCATCGCGATCGGCGGCGGCGTCGGCGGTCTGGTCATCGTGCTGCTGGCACTGTTCCTCGGGGTCGACCCCGGCCAGGTGGTCGGCCAGCAGCAGGCGTTGCCGCCCGGCGCCGATCAGTCGTCGGCCTACGACCTGAGCAAGTGCAAGACGGGAGCGGACGCCAACAAGTACGTCGAGTGCCGCGTGGTCGCCACCGGCAACTCCGTCGACGGGGTGTGGGAGCAGCTGCTGCGCGGGTACAGCCGCCCGAAGATGAAGCTGTTCAAGGGTTCGGTGCAGACCGGGTGCGGTCCGGCCACCAGCGACGTCGGCCCGTTCTACTGCCCGGTCGACCGCACCGCATATTTCGACACCGACTTCTTCCAGGTGCTCAAGACCCAGTTCGGTTCCAGCGGTGGGCCGTTGGCCCAGGAGTACGTCGTGGCGCATGAGTACGGCCACCATGTGCAGAACCTGCTCGGTGTGCTCGGCAAGGCTCAGCAGGGCGCCCAGGGCGCGACCGGCAACGGGGTGCGCACCGAACTGCAGGCCGACTGCTATGCCGGGGTGTGGGCGCACTACGCCGCGATCACCAAGCAGCCCGGAACCGACGTGACGTATCTGGAACCGTTGAGCGACAAGGATATTGCTGACGCTCTGTCAGCGGCCGCCTCGGTCGGCGACGACCGCATCCAGAAGCAGGCCACCGGCCGGGTCAACCCCGAGCAGTGGACGCACGGTTCGTCTGCCGAGCGCCAGAAGTGGTTCACCGTCGGCTACCAGACGGGTGACCCCAACCAGTGCGACACGTTCAAGGCCCGCGATCTCGGGTAA
- a CDS encoding acyl-CoA thioesterase II, giving the protein MTDQTQHTQWTLGLLLDLFEVEPDGADRFIAQSGLAAADERQVVEGTQVLAQAIVAAAKRFPGKSVRSVHAVFNRAVLVGPPIVLDVDVVAEGRSTATAVITASQNDKRCMTFTVFTDVPSEDVIRHHLPRPGVKGPDLANDCEMPMAGREIKLVDIVDINSPDEVGPPEVYAWLHYDPIPARDDLAKALIAYFTGHLGISTSMRAHEGIGTALSHITVSTAPMTVTVSFHEPVSWTGWLLYTHESTQAGAGMSYIRGTVHTEEGDLIASFTQDALIRPMRAADTKVAVEARI; this is encoded by the coding sequence ATGACCGACCAAACCCAGCACACTCAGTGGACGCTCGGCCTGCTGCTCGATCTCTTCGAGGTCGAACCCGACGGGGCGGACCGCTTCATCGCGCAGTCCGGCCTCGCCGCCGCAGACGAACGTCAGGTAGTCGAGGGCACGCAGGTGTTGGCCCAGGCGATCGTCGCCGCGGCCAAACGCTTCCCTGGAAAGTCGGTCCGCTCGGTGCACGCCGTGTTCAACCGGGCCGTCCTGGTCGGCCCGCCGATCGTGCTGGACGTCGACGTGGTCGCAGAGGGGCGCAGCACCGCCACCGCGGTGATCACCGCATCCCAGAACGACAAGAGGTGCATGACGTTCACGGTTTTCACCGACGTCCCCTCCGAGGACGTGATCCGCCACCATCTGCCGCGCCCGGGCGTCAAAGGTCCGGATCTGGCCAACGATTGCGAAATGCCCATGGCCGGAAGGGAAATCAAACTCGTCGACATCGTCGACATCAACAGCCCCGATGAGGTCGGCCCGCCCGAGGTGTACGCGTGGCTGCACTACGACCCCATCCCCGCGCGCGACGACCTGGCGAAGGCACTGATCGCGTACTTCACCGGACACCTGGGGATTTCGACGAGCATGCGCGCTCACGAGGGCATCGGCACCGCCCTGTCGCACATCACGGTGTCGACCGCGCCGATGACGGTCACGGTGAGTTTCCACGAGCCGGTGTCCTGGACCGGCTGGCTGCTTTACACCCACGAGAGCACCCAGGCCGGCGCGGGCATGTCCTACATCCGCGGGACGGTCCACACCGAAGAGGGTGACCTGATCGCGTCGTTCACCCAGGACGCGCTGATCCGCCCGATGCGTGCCGCCGACACCAAAGTCGCTGTCGAAGCGCGCATCTAG